In Lepisosteus oculatus isolate fLepOcu1 chromosome 29, fLepOcu1.hap2, whole genome shotgun sequence, the genomic window GACCACTGCCAGGCCCCACGCAGCTCCGGAGCGAAACGATTCCCGCCGACGGGGTGTGCTGGCCAAGGGGATCTAGTCCTGCTCCCGCTGCAGGTAATCGCACAGCAGGGCCCGCACCTCCTCGGCCGCCGGGTCGTCCATGCTGGGGGGCACACTGTCGCAGGGCTGCGGGCAGTCGGCCCCCCCGACGGCCTCCAGCCACTCCTGGTTGAAGGAGTCGCTGTGCACCTCGCAGACGTTGTGCAGGATGCAGCAGGCCAGGATCATGGTGGGCACCAGGTCCAGGCTGCAGTCGTTGCGCTTGTGCAGGCACTGCCAGCGGGCCTTCAGGCGCAGGAAGGCGTTCTCGATCACGCTGCGGGCGCGGCTCAGCCGGTAGTTGAACTTCAGCTGGCGGGCCGTGAGCTCCGGGCCCTCCGGGTAGCACTTCAGCAGCCAGCTCTGCAGCGGGTAGGCGGCGTCGCCCAGCAGGAAGTACTTGAGGGGCCGCCCCATGAACTCCTTGGGCGGCTCGGGAAAGAGCCCCCCCTCGCTGGCGGCGCCCCAGAGGGTGGAGCTCTGCAGGATGGTGACGTCCTCCGTGCTGCCAGGGAAGCCGGCGCAGGCGTCCCAGAACTGGCCCAGCCCGTTCACCACCCCCTGCAGCACCACCGAGTGCCAGCCCTTGCTGTTCCAGTAGTCGGCGGTGTAGCTGGGGGGGGCGATGATGGCGACGTGCAGGCTGTCGACGGCGCCCACGCAGTGCGGGAAGCCCCAGCGGGTGTTGAAGAGGCGGGCCATGTCGTCGAGCTCGTGGGCGCTGGGCGCCTGCAGGTACAGCGGCTTGAGCAGGGCCACGATGGCGTGGCACACGTCCCGCACACACTTGCACACGGTGGAGCGGCCCACGCCGAACAGCGCGCTGATGGTGCGGTACTCCACGTTGGTGGCCAGCCGCCACAGCGCCACGGCCACCCGCTTCTCCAGGGGCAACGCCAGGCGGAAGTGGGTGTCCTGGCGGGCCAGCTTGGGCTTCAGCTTGGTGCAGATGTAGAAGAAGGTGTCCTTGGACATGCGGAACTTCTCCAGCCAGTCCCGCGGCTGGAACTCGTTCATCACCACCCGCTCCCACCAGTCCGTGCTCTGGATGTTGGTCCAGGCCCGCGTGCGAGAACTGCAGGTGCAGCGACTGCTGCGCGCCACCAGCATCTTCAgagccaaaaagaaaaagaacagggactcagaggggggggggttcgaaaaccaattttcatCCAAAATCGTTTTTCAATCCCAATACAAAGAAATATCCGCTTAGCGGTTTGTGGCTTTCGGGCACAAGGGAGCGACTGCCATGCTCAATCCCATCAACCCCTGCAGGAGCAGGTATCGTGGGATACCTATAGACTGTACGCGGGCTGGACAAAATTTACGTCGTCGCCTGCCATCCCAGAAACACCCTGACTGGCGGATTCATTGACGCAACTCTGGACAGCACTGGAAATCAAAATGTGACAGCACATAGGTTCGATAAGtgaataaagaaaatacaaaaagtcAAGAAACTGTACAAGAAAGAAGCTGATCATACGACGCTTGGACATCTAGGCTTCGAGTCCTTTGTACACCTTTTCACACGCGCTTCCAAAATCCAAAATCTCCAAAAAGCTTTGGAGAGTAACACAATACATTCCAAAAACGTCATCAGAACAGCTGCTAACACGCTTTTTAACTTCAACTTGACCTAAACAGAAGATGTAAAAAGCAGAGCGGAAAGTtgtcaaattgaaaaaaaaaaactaagtggACTCACAAAAATGGACACATTTCAGCAAAGGCACGCGAATGCAGACGACAGTAAATTtaaaggtatttttaaaaaagggttcCACATTACTGTGGGTTTATGCCAGTCCGAGAGCCACTTGTCATTGACTTAGTGTCTCCAGTTATTAAACATCACATTAACCTATAGGAACGGGAGAAGAAGGAAgtgttgtttgtgtgtttcACTCTGCCCACCCAGCAGCGGAGCTCTGTCAAGTGAAGAAATACTAACACAACAGAACAATGTTATCAACAGCAATGGATCAACGACAAATGATTCTTGATCCATTCCTGCAAGAGACCCGTTGATCTCCCCGTCGGCTCCCACTCTATTCTTTAAACCTTGACGTTTACGTTTAAATCAGATTTTCAGAGTTTGGATTAGTTgtaatctggatttttttttatcttggggGCGGCGATTTCGTTTTTCTAGTAGAACATTTTCCAAACCTAAACCGAGTCAGGAATTTCGAGAGGCTGAATCCAGTTTAAAAAGGTGAACGCTGGCTTTGAGGACAACACTCAGGCTGGACGAAATAAAAACAACGGCCATGAACGAAAGGCTGCACACTGAAGCTACAGATAAGGACTTTTTCCCCCCCGGTTTTGAGAGGCTGCAGCCAGCGTATTTAACGATCAACCGGTAAGAAAGGTTCTCTTTTTGACCAAAGTTTATTCACTGCCAGACGAATTGTATGAAACATTGGCAATTCCTCGCTGTCTCGTATCTCTTCGAGCTGGTGCCCACGGTGAATGTTGTAAAACACTTCTATTTTTAGGATTAATGAAATACTAAAGATAGGTGCAACCACACAATCCCGGCAATGCAAGCAAGGATGAACCGTGTTCATCAAAGACAGAGGGAATCATGCTTGTGCTGCGGTACTTGTCTGTGGGCTGAGATGATGCGCATTCATGCAAGGATACAACAAAATGAAGGTGCATTTAGAAACAGGACCTAGTGACACTGCACACAGTACACTGCTAGGAGAGATGTCCAGTACCCAGGACACTTCGGATTTAACACTGAACCCAGGTTTACTTCGAAAACTATTTTCGCAGAAGGCGAATTCTGGTTAACTAGTGCTCACTGGTTCAACAATATTTACCATTAGCATCCTCCTCTGCCTCTGAAAAAAGTATTGCCTGTGTCTGACTCgcctttgtatttcatttcgTCTCTGGACACTGGCATTGTTAATATCTGCTCTCCGTTTCATAAGCATGTACAGCAGGAGGAACATCAAGGGCTGTAAGGCTTCTTCTCCAGCCATTTCCTCCAAGAGCCAGGTCAAACCACAGAGAGCTgcaggaaaaaaatgcttttgaaaggaaGTCGAAAATGAGCGACGCGCTCGTTTTTCCTGTGTCGGGAAGGGAGAGGGAAATAGACATGGCGGTAGCGCGCCCCCTGTTGGTCACGGGTGAATAATACACTGCGCCCCTTTACCGTAAGTACGACAACAGGCGCATCTCTTGTTTTAACACATTTACATGCAAATCCCGAAACACCGACAGAATATATGTAACCGGCCTGTTGTGTTGGACCACTGGAGCCGGGTTTTTATGCCTGTTTCCACTAGCCCTTTCTAGGTATAAAAGGGCTGAATGTATCTAAACGTTTGCGCCTTCTTCTACTGAATCTTTCCCTGGTGTGGGTCACAGATGTACGGTAACGCTAGTATATAAGAACATAAGGTTACAGACGAGAGGAGGCCTTGCGACCCCTCCAGCCGTTCATAGTTCATAGTTCATAGTTAAAAGCTACAAATCGCTATGTCGTGCGTTGCACGTTGCAAAAAAGCCGAAATTATGTCTCAGAACGCCAGGTGAGAAGACCTTCAGAAAAACAATATCTCGAATACTTGAGCATTTCACCCTTAAGAGTCCGTCATTTTTTTCCAACAGCGCAATGCTTTTACCTTGTTCCTGcactatttagtttgttttttggaCTTGATTAATTTAACTGATGTAGTATATTAGattaatattttacagtttctgcacaTACAGAGTCTTGGACAAGCGTGTCGGCTATATAAATCAAATGTTAAGGATGGCAACTAGTAATACTAACTTTGTAATACTAACTTAGCAATAATGTGTGTATGACTTGAGCGCACTACCGCCACCTAGCGTCTGGAAAACGTGGCCTTCGTTGCCACAGCAACGCGCCCCGGCCTTTTCTTGTATTGATTCAAACATTGTGTCGTCATCACGCTGGCTCCCAGAGTGCCCCGGGAGGCGAAAGATAAGTGTAGTCTTGCTCGTCCGCCATATTGGGAGAGAACGAGGAGGAAGAaatcaaaaatcaaaaacaaaaccgTAAATACCTGTCTGTGCGGTGCCGAGCGGGGGTTTTTGATGTGCTGATTTTCGCTGAGTCTGTATAGCGGCCGATACGTTTTAAACCCCCCCAGCGCTGAGATCTGTAGGCAGTTTCTAAACCGGCACCCTTCGGCAGAGGTAAGTTTCCGAAGAAAAGAGCACAAAACGGTCTACTCTGGGAGAAGGCGAGGCTTTGTTTGGGGGGGTATTTATCTCATTAGGATTtgctgtttttcaaagaaaagcgAATCTCCATTAATTAATTCAGAGGGGATATGCCCTCTTCAGCGAAGAAACGCAGTACAGCTGCAGACTCAGCTCATCCCTAACGCCTACTAGCAGAATGGGAGTCCATCTGTGGACTTTGTGTGGAGACAAACCTCTAGACAGATTGCAGCGTTAATGAAAATGCGTGTTCTTCAGATATTTGCTCAACAGCTGAAATCGGGGTGACGATGTTGCTTGTGAGAAACGAAATTCAATTATTAAGAGAAGAGAGAGCCAACTGCGCTCAACTGTCAGTGTGCGGTAGTTGACGGTGCGGTCGGTTTGCTTTTTCGTGTCGAGTAAGAAGTTCAGTAGGCGATACAGGGATGTCTGGAGGACAGCAATTTTGGGTATTTGTTTTGATGTCCCATTTTACGTGTTGGACAGCCCATCTTGTCCGTCCATTCGGAGACGGGGGCGTCGTATGCGCTTGTGTCCCTGTTCGCTGTTTGCGGCTGGTTTCTGAGGCGAAGAAATAAGGGAGTCGATTAGGATAAGGCAGATATgtcgatttttttttcccccgatcTGGGGTGAATATTTGCTTTGACGAAAAGAGCAGAGTGGGTGGTATTTGGAAGTCACAGCTGTTGTAACACCTGGCCCACAACATGCCCTGACACAGCTGACCGAtggagccctgctgcagactgtTCAAGGATTTAAGCTTCATGTGATATTTGTACATGTATTGGTCTGCTTGTGCCCTTCTTTCGTAAAGGTTTCCCATATACGAAAACGATATTGAAATCAATCGCATGAGTCTATTAAatggcagcaaaaaaaaatgtatccagCCTACAGTCGCCTTAAAATCAAGTCAGATTTAGATTCATCCTGAATATATGATCGAACGTACTACTTTGCCTTCTGGGTTTAGTGAGGACATGTTTAAATGGCAGTTCTTCCATTGTGTGAATTTGTAAGTTGTAAGGGAAAGTGAGATCACTAGGCAAGTATGTGATCAAACATACTGACCTAGAGTTTTGTTACCGGCAGAGACAAAAATGGTTCAGATGGTCTTTTGTTACTCTTTTTCTCAAACAAGTATGCAAACTACATGCTGCTTGATAAAGGCAGGTGCTCTCTTCTTTGTTATGGAAGCTTGTCTTGAATATATTTCTTTACAGTGTGAAGGTGCATTAAGTAGTAGTACACAGTAGTGTACACATCTTATTTTTGTGCAGAACAAGGCAATGCAATCATTAACATGTCTGTTTTACTTTCTAGGTTATACTATTGAAATCATTATTGCATCGTGGCCATCATACAAATTGTAAGCACACTGAAAACATAAATAGAATTGTCAGTTGTTCTTTTGCTCTtcccattacattttaaatatcgcTCTTGGGTACAATCCACGTGACTGTGCACAAGGGAAAAGGGGGGGATTGTAGGCAGATACCTCTGACCTGCCCTCCTTCAAGCCACTCATCCGTTCAGGGGTATCGCAGCCCCATACCAGAAAGGTCAGTGCTACTTAGAGGAGAGGCctttccccactgagagctctGTACGTCTGTAGGTCCCGGGATGCCACAGAGTGGGCGCTGTGTTATTGAGAGCCAGCTAAATAATCCCACCCTAAACTCAGCGCCACTTGGCCAAGGGAATCCCTCTCACAGCCGGGTAGCGACAGGACCCAGGCTTGAACCTGGGATCTTAGAGCTCAGCCTGCACTCAGCCCTTTGCCCGCTGGGCCACAAAACaaagcttcttttaaaaaaacaaaacaaagctggtGAAGCTGCAGTAGTGGCTGATCCAGGAGTTAAGGGACAGAATGATGCCGACACGCTGGAGGTTCCTGAATGCTAAATCTGGAATCAATGACGGATGTGTACAGCGGTCGAATCTTACCACACGGCCACATTTGCAGTTTTGACGTTGTGATCCAGTGATTGTATCGCCGTGCATTTGTCGTCTTTTAGAAATGCACCTTTCTCAAGGTAGCCTATTAAAATCCGGGGCTTTgcttctgaaattaaaaatggagAAAGGCATTTCTCAGAGGGTTAGAATGGGGAGCTGCCAGGACACGAATGCAGGCCAGACGCTGAGAAGCGAaaaggggggagaaaaaaaactggggCAGTTtccaggtgtgtgtggggggggggggaaaggcCAGGGATTTGACTCTTCTTTCGTCCGCCCCATCCCAGGAAACGTTTCGAGGTCGGACTCTTGTCTTCATCGTCTCTCCCGAGGATGGACCAGGACTACGAGCGGCGTCTGCTGCGGCAGATCAACATCCAGAACGAGAACGCCAGCCCCATCGTGAGTGACCGATCCCCCGGGCTGCTGCTCGCCTGGAGCATGTGCCGGACAAGGAATCCGACCGACTGACAGGCTGCGCAATGCGTGCCGTCAGAAGTAGTCGGTGCCCCATTCTTGACTTGATTTCCTTATCTCTGTCGCGTTACACATAGATCATGTAATATTACCAATTAGAAGAGGCTAGCTTATTGGAGCCAATTAAAACGATCTTGACGCGTTGTTGCCTGAAACGAGTGGTGGCATCGGCTTCAACGACGTGGCTGTTCCACACCTCTACGTTCCTTTGTGTACAGAAGTGCCACCGTCTTCTCGGCGTTAAAAGCGCTTGCCCATAGATCCCACCTGCGTCCTCCTGTGCAGTCCGTCGTTGATTCTCAAGAGGTCCGTTGGGTTTACTTGTCGGTAGCTGTGagaattttaaatattcagGTCTTTCCAGTTGAAGACTGAATGTGGTTCTGTACTTCTAGCCCGTCAGTGTAGGATATTCCATTGAGCCCAAGTATCCAGTAGCTCTTCTCTTGACTGATTCCAgagtggaaaatatttttttgtaattgtattgtacCAAGTGTCATTTTTGAATAGGTGAGTAATTGTCTTCTAGATTAATTTTGTTCTTATCTTCTGTAATTGTACCTCATCATACAGCagaattctaaaaaaatagaTCCTAATGAATATAAATTGGAAGTGAGCTGTTTACTTCATGATTTGGTTGTTTTTAACACTCCAAGGTCTACTGTGCAGTAGATAGCCAGCTCTTGAAAAATGGGAAATCAGCTGAATCCTTCAGAGAACTTGCACCTTAGCAGCAACTGTGAACTATGTGgattaagatattttttttcacagtaGCAAAAAGTAACCTTTCCTGATGCCAGACTTTGCAAAGCTTTGAAACTACTACCCAGAACTGCAGCAATAACGCCAACACTGAGCATCCAAGAGAACTGTAAACTTTGTAACAGAAGGGCTTTGTCTCTTGTATGGCAGTACTGTAGAAGAAGGAGCGAATGGTGAAACTCCATTCTTTCTGTTAGTCAAATCATTTggacaaaaattaaacatttgacgAACATTATTTCCTCTGTCATTTGTCTGTATTTCTGCATCTCCAGCTAAAACTTTTATTGGGGTGTTTTTGGCACTTTTACAGAAAGCCCCTGAAGTCATGCGAACTCTGACGCCCACCAACTCGCCCATGTCTTCCCCAAGCAAACACGGGGACAGGTTCATCCCTTCCAGAGCCGGGGCCAACTGGAGCATCAACTTCCACAGAATCAATGTAGGTTCGCAGGAAGCTGAGCGAAAGATCTGTTTCTCCAGTTTGTGGGTTTTCTGAGGACTGGCAGAGCAGTGATGTGATCGCTGGTTAttgtgtgtggtggtggcttTTATTGTTGTGTTGTTAATACTAAAGTTTTGATTTTCATTGCTGTTGTCTAAAACAAGACGATTTGGACAACAGTGAAGCTTACTAAAGCATGTCATGAAAGATCAGGACAAATCTGTAAAATTCTTTCTTGCACAATTTCGTATTGTATGAAAAGTTTTATGCACTAcactacaaaatgaaaaaccCAAATGATCAACAATCCTTTTTGTCCCTTAAACTCTTTTGAACTGAAATTGTAATATTCAATATGCATATGCATGGAgatattttcatgttttaaaggACTAGAGTTATATAAAAATGCTTGCTTTTACTGCAGTTTGAACAAAATTCAGAGACACTGGTATAATGCAGTGCCATATGTCATAGCCTGTGGGGACTATTggctcaaaactgaaatatttaggAGTTGCTGACAAATGGGTTCTTGTAACCCATGTTACTGGATTCTTTGAAATGAGAAAACTACAAAGCTGGCTTGTATAGAATTTTGATTGTAATTGTTAAGTGCagataatttaatttagaaaaatatttcatttgtacAGTTAATATATTGTACTTTTTCATGTGCCAAGAATTTCACATGTAGTGTAATTCttctataatttatttttaacaaatatatGTTATGAATTATCACATTTATAGTATTTGTTTAGGGTAAAAATGCACTGATTAAGTTGCTAATGTAAAgtgaataacatttattttcttcctgtTCAGGAAAATGAGAAGTCTCCCAGtcagaacagaaaaacaaaggaTGCAACATCAGACACTAGCAAAGGTAACATTCACCAAGACCCTAGTCAGTCTAATCCAGTAACATCTCTTCTCTGTACCCTGTCAATAAAAAGCCTGGTATGATGTTCACGCATCAATAATGAAAGGCTTTCACAAAATGGGGACTTGTCTTGCACTAGCCACCTACAAGCTGGTAGTCAAACATGACGATTCTCTTCCTCAGCGGATGGCCTGGCGTATTCTGCCTTACTGAAGAACGAGCTGCTGGGGGCAGGCATTGAGAAAGTGCAGGACCCCCAGACAGAGGATCGAAGACTGCAGCCCTCCACTCCAGAGAGAAGGAGCCTCTTCAATGTAAGGACGTGCTCACTAATGCACACGGCATCGCTGGCTGTTGTGGAGACAGGTCTGCAGTGCTGCTGGCCCAGTATGTCCTGCTTTAAAGTAATTTCATCTTTGTTGTGTTTAGTATTCTCTCAGTGCCAAGCGCTCTACACCAGATGATGGAAATGGTGTTTCCCCCTACTCCCTGTCTCCAGTCAGCAGTAAAAGGTAAGTCAGTTTTAATCCCCAGTTGTTTGCAAATGTGATTTGTTGTTCAGTCCTGTTTGTGAAGTCTTTTTATAAATATCCTGTCAGTGGCACAAAAGGATCTTGGGAAAAAGTCCTTTCAAGTCCCCTGGAAAGAATAACAACTAAAAACCTGAAGGGATAAAAGATTTATgttccaaatgtatttttataaagacctacttatttttttccctttggtaATGTGTGTTCAAAAAGAATTGAACTTGCAcctcccttttaaaaaaataaaataaaaaattgcctGTCAGAGGATGGTGTTGAGAGAAATCCCCGTGATGATGGAGAAATAAATCTAAGGGCTCTCCTGGATGTTTTTTCAAAGGCGGTTACATAAAGCACATAGGCAGACTGTCAAGCAAGTTAATTTGCTCTTGGCCAGTTAAGTTCTCTGTTGTAGTACAAGAACATCTTACTACAGACAATTTCAGTAGTTTTGTGTTCATTTAAAACTTTCACAATCAGTGTACCATAAAATATTACTTGGGGGGGGGAAGAATGTGAAAATATACACATTTGTTACATCACAAGAGTACATTGAAGCCATCAGTGTAATCCTGTTTTACAGCATGTAGGTTTCTCTTTTTATGTTGTGTCATTTATTGGAAAAACGTTGCTCAAGACATCAGAAAACACATGCTGCGTCGACAAAAAGGCTGTTCACTGTAAAACCAAACgagttttactttttacttagATTAATTTTgattcccacagtccaaaaacataccggTAGGTTACTTGGCTGCTGGTAAAG contains:
- the LOC102696600 gene encoding uncharacterized protein encodes the protein MAGEEALQPLMFLLLYMLMKRRADINNASVQRRNEIQRRVRHRQYFFQRQRRMLMMLVARSSRCTCSSRTRAWTNIQSTDWWERVVMNEFQPRDWLEKFRMSKDTFFYICTKLKPKLARQDTHFRLALPLEKRVAVALWRLATNVEYRTISALFGVGRSTVCKCVRDVCHAIVALLKPLYLQAPSAHELDDMARLFNTRWGFPHCVGAVDSLHVAIIAPPSYTADYWNSKGWHSVVLQGVVNGLGQFWDACAGFPGSTEDVTILQSSTLWGAASEGGLFPEPPKEFMGRPLKYFLLGDAAYPLQSWLLKCYPEGPELTARQLKFNYRLSRARSVIENAFLRLKARWQCLHKRNDCSLDLVPTMILACCILHNVCEVHSDSFNQEWLEAVGGADCPQPCDSVPPSMDDPAAEEVRALLCDYLQREQD